The following proteins come from a genomic window of Paenibacillus sp. CAA11:
- a CDS encoding RsfA family transcriptional regulator, with the protein MTAVRQDAWSAEDDLILAEVTLRHIREGSTQLTAFEEVGERIGRTAAACGFRWNSCVRKRYESAIQIAKAQRQKRNYLKKQPTLSGGAVMASLNSADMEMDLYKADTVTEETISIDAVIRFLRSWKNTVQENNRQLKLLEKELLDKDQELMQLREENERLSAQVNEVQTDYRVVNDDYKALIQIMDRARRLAFLNEEDEEQKSRFKMDANGNLERIE; encoded by the coding sequence ATGACAGCAGTTAGGCAGGATGCATGGAGTGCGGAGGATGACTTGATTTTGGCTGAAGTCACTCTTCGTCATATCCGGGAAGGCAGCACACAGCTGACGGCGTTTGAGGAGGTTGGTGAGCGTATTGGAAGGACAGCCGCGGCCTGCGGATTTCGCTGGAACAGCTGTGTTCGCAAAAGATATGAATCTGCGATACAGATTGCCAAGGCTCAAAGGCAGAAGAGGAATTATTTGAAGAAGCAGCCCACCCTTTCGGGAGGAGCTGTTATGGCTTCGCTGAATTCGGCAGACATGGAGATGGACCTGTACAAAGCGGATACGGTTACTGAAGAGACGATTTCTATTGACGCGGTAATTCGCTTTTTACGCAGCTGGAAGAATACAGTTCAAGAGAACAATCGGCAGCTCAAACTGCTGGAGAAGGAATTGCTAGACAAGGATCAGGAGCTGATGCAGCTGCGGGAGGAGAATGAGCGGCTGTCGGCCCAGGTCAATGAGGTCCAGACCGATTACCGGGTAGTTAATGATGATTATAAGGCCCTGATTCAGATTATGGACCGGGCGCGCCGGCTCGCTTTTTTGAACGAGGAAGATGAGGAGCAGAAGTCGCGGTTCAAGATGGACGCCAATGGCAATTTGGAACGAATCGAATAG
- a CDS encoding coiled-coil domain-containing protein, translating into MARRNLKWYASLALLAAALFSPGALLAEPNPDSTQQILEKSLSIVEIDREIKHIEEQQQATKQSIEDLSKQLDVKEKNISTSRDRAGDRIRAYYMGEREDLLGALLSAHNLTDFFSIADYIGMIFGRDQEIISDYQNEYAVLKRDQDKLQRLNDELNEIKSNLLEQRARVLALQRSVDGSIQGSSDPDKLKALISEMTAYWENVGLYEVRRHFKALASAMEDFPEFLQEHNQSMVVKGGSYTLTIQQESLNEFLRSKDELFQHFSFTFDKDKIIAEGERDSLKLRVEGHYSVEDEPKNSIQFHVDHLIFNGLELPDTTCRELENDFDLGFYPQQIIPLIKATAVELREGEMIVQLKLAL; encoded by the coding sequence TTGGCCCGCCGCAACTTAAAATGGTATGCAAGCTTGGCGCTGCTGGCCGCCGCCCTTTTCTCCCCTGGCGCATTGCTCGCCGAGCCTAACCCAGATTCTACGCAGCAGATTCTGGAGAAGAGCTTGTCGATTGTAGAAATTGACAGAGAGATCAAACATATTGAAGAGCAGCAGCAAGCTACAAAACAGTCTATAGAAGACCTTTCAAAGCAGTTGGATGTGAAGGAAAAGAATATTAGTACCAGCCGAGATCGTGCAGGTGATCGCATACGGGCATATTATATGGGAGAAAGGGAGGACCTGCTGGGAGCACTATTGTCAGCACACAATCTCACTGACTTTTTTTCAATAGCGGATTACATAGGGATGATCTTCGGAAGAGATCAAGAGATTATTTCGGACTATCAGAATGAATATGCTGTGCTCAAGCGGGACCAAGATAAGCTTCAACGACTGAACGATGAGCTTAACGAGATCAAGAGCAATCTGCTGGAGCAGAGGGCAAGGGTACTTGCCTTGCAACGAAGCGTTGACGGTTCCATTCAGGGAAGCAGCGATCCGGACAAGCTAAAGGCTCTAATCTCGGAAATGACAGCCTACTGGGAAAATGTCGGATTATATGAAGTTCGCCGGCATTTTAAGGCACTCGCCTCTGCCATGGAGGATTTTCCAGAGTTCCTTCAGGAACACAACCAGAGCATGGTCGTTAAGGGCGGAAGCTACACTCTGACGATTCAACAGGAATCGCTGAATGAATTCCTTCGTTCTAAGGACGAGCTGTTTCAGCATTTTTCCTTTACTTTTGACAAGGACAAAATTATTGCCGAAGGTGAGCGGGACTCCTTAAAGCTTCGTGTAGAAGGCCACTATTCTGTAGAAGATGAGCCTAAGAACTCTATTCAATTTCATGTAGATCATCTGATTTTCAATGGACTGGAGCTGCCTGACACCACATGCCGGGAGCTGGAAAATGACTTCGATCTTGGCTTCTATCCGCAGCAAATCATCCCTCTGATTAAAGCTACTGCAGTGGAATTAAGAGAAGGAGAAATGATTGTACAATTAAAGCTCGCCCTTTAA
- a CDS encoding ABC transporter substrate-binding protein, protein MKRKKHWVLFALLLLALIGLSPGDNRNLLSSENNRLSEPVSLPHRQEEREVGNITAAVSLNPELFERLQERTREFMESRHVQIHLINVASSEAYETFRHALALGESADVLLLDNKWVQEFAERGYLLPSEAYFSGTSSGETVEGLLALNEWNGYVWAIPKDMDPYVVVYQPDRLREFGVNSLPTNLAGWERLLSAMKANSTAKGGILGLDTTDPMAVLSLIWRIGGHPQKERDGSEGLTEGENQALRVMDKARSVFYSTPDTLARDNFWTQLSTGQAVLGIYRASELHNRPFSTSLKIEYPGLLNPEHRMYAAGKSFAVAASSSEGETANEWIAAMTSAEMQADWFDISGELPALKSAYSSSFHPGLKEWISAKSQQEPAFFIPSNSAQNTELENFSVSASAFMNGQLPLKAFSDAYAKITQARP, encoded by the coding sequence GTGAAGCGAAAAAAACATTGGGTACTCTTTGCACTTTTGCTACTCGCTTTAATCGGACTGTCTCCCGGCGATAACCGCAACCTGCTAAGCAGCGAGAACAATCGCTTGTCGGAGCCCGTCTCTTTGCCTCATCGTCAGGAGGAACGGGAAGTAGGAAATATAACGGCTGCTGTCTCCTTAAACCCGGAGCTCTTTGAACGGCTTCAGGAGCGAACCCGAGAGTTTATGGAGAGCAGGCATGTACAAATTCACCTTATTAATGTTGCTTCTTCGGAGGCTTATGAGACGTTTAGGCATGCTCTTGCTCTAGGTGAATCTGCGGATGTGCTGCTGCTGGATAATAAATGGGTGCAGGAATTTGCCGAAAGGGGATACCTGCTTCCTTCAGAAGCTTATTTCTCAGGGACATCATCCGGTGAGACTGTAGAAGGTTTGCTTGCTCTAAATGAATGGAACGGGTATGTCTGGGCAATTCCGAAGGATATGGATCCTTATGTCGTTGTTTATCAACCGGACCGCCTAAGGGAGTTTGGGGTTAACTCACTTCCGACGAATTTGGCCGGATGGGAACGGCTGCTAAGCGCAATGAAGGCCAACAGCACGGCCAAAGGTGGCATTCTGGGCTTGGATACTACGGATCCTATGGCCGTACTCTCCTTGATATGGCGAATCGGAGGACATCCTCAGAAGGAGCGGGATGGATCAGAAGGTTTGACCGAAGGGGAAAATCAAGCCCTACGCGTCATGGATAAAGCCCGTTCGGTATTTTATAGTACACCGGATACTCTAGCTAGAGATAACTTTTGGACTCAGCTGTCTACAGGACAGGCAGTCTTGGGAATCTATCGTGCTTCAGAACTGCACAACCGGCCGTTTTCCACAAGCTTGAAAATCGAATATCCAGGTTTACTGAATCCTGAGCACAGAATGTATGCAGCAGGCAAAAGCTTTGCCGTAGCAGCAAGCTCTTCGGAGGGAGAGACGGCTAACGAATGGATCGCAGCAATGACCTCCGCGGAAATGCAGGCTGACTGGTTCGATATTTCTGGCGAACTCCCCGCGTTAAAATCAGCTTATTCTTCATCCTTTCATCCAGGGCTTAAGGAATGGATCTCTGCCAAATCTCAGCAGGAGCCTGCATTCTTCATTCCATCTAATTCTGCGCAAAATACTGAACTTGAGAATTTTTCGGTATCCGCTTCAGCTTTTATGAATGGACAGCTGCCACTTAAGGCTTTTAGCGATGCATATGCCAAAATAACACAAGCTCGCCCTTAA
- a CDS encoding PhoH family protein: MKKIFVLDTNVLLHDPNAIFAFEEHEVVIPAIVLEEIDSKKRNADEIGRNARGVSRLLDGFREKGHLHNGVLLDHGGSLKVELNHRSFVRVQEMFGEITNDNRILAVALNYHFEQQELESPRPVVLVSKDVLVRIKADVLGMTAQDYLSDRTAAGPSDIYGGYCSIKVHPSIIDQFYTYRYLLVNALGLNCSLYPHEFVILKDEMGSGKSALLKVTEDASRLEPLYLSNEPVWGINARNAQQRMALELLLNDEIPLVTITGKAGTGKTLLALAAGLLKVEDEHKYKKLLIARPVVPMGKDIGYLPGEKEEKLRPWMQPIYDNLEFLFDTKKSGDIDKILMGLGSIQVEALTYIRGRSIPAQFIIVDEAQNLSRHEVKTIVSRVGEGSKIILMGDPEQIDHPYLDAASNGLTYIVERFKNQGISGHITLEKGERSKLAQIAADLL; the protein is encoded by the coding sequence GTGAAAAAAATATTTGTGTTGGATACGAATGTACTATTACATGATCCTAATGCGATTTTTGCTTTTGAAGAGCATGAAGTGGTTATCCCGGCCATCGTCCTGGAAGAGATTGATTCTAAGAAGAGAAACGCCGATGAGATTGGAAGGAATGCGAGAGGGGTCTCTCGCCTGCTGGATGGGTTCAGAGAAAAGGGGCATCTTCATAACGGGGTCCTGCTGGATCATGGCGGAAGCTTAAAGGTGGAGCTTAATCATCGCAGCTTTGTTAGGGTGCAGGAGATGTTCGGCGAAATTACAAATGATAATCGGATTTTGGCAGTTGCCTTGAACTATCATTTTGAACAGCAGGAGCTGGAGTCCCCTCGTCCTGTCGTCTTGGTCAGCAAGGATGTCTTGGTCCGCATTAAAGCAGATGTGCTCGGTATGACAGCTCAGGATTATTTATCTGACCGGACCGCCGCCGGGCCCTCTGATATATATGGTGGTTATTGCTCTATTAAGGTTCATCCATCAATCATCGATCAATTCTACACATACCGTTACCTGCTAGTAAATGCTCTGGGGTTGAACTGTTCCCTCTATCCTCATGAGTTTGTGATTCTTAAGGATGAGATGGGCAGCGGCAAATCTGCACTGCTAAAGGTTACGGAAGATGCCTCCCGCTTAGAGCCCCTCTATTTAAGCAATGAACCTGTGTGGGGGATCAATGCCAGAAATGCTCAGCAGAGGATGGCGTTGGAGCTGCTTTTGAACGACGAAATACCACTGGTCACCATTACCGGGAAGGCAGGCACAGGGAAAACGCTGCTAGCGCTTGCTGCCGGACTCTTAAAGGTTGAAGACGAGCATAAATACAAGAAGCTGCTTATTGCTCGACCGGTGGTGCCGATGGGAAAGGATATCGGTTATTTGCCGGGGGAGAAGGAGGAGAAGCTGCGTCCTTGGATGCAGCCGATTTACGATAATCTTGAATTTCTATTTGACACGAAGAAGTCGGGAGATATTGATAAGATTCTAATGGGACTAGGGAGTATCCAGGTTGAGGCTCTGACTTATATCCGCGGAAGATCCATCCCAGCTCAGTTCATTATCGTGGATGAGGCCCAGAATTTATCCAGGCACGAAGTGAAGACCATTGTATCCAGAGTGGGAGAAGGGAGCAAGATCATTTTGATGGGGGACCCGGAGCAGATCGACCACCCCTATCTAGATGCAGCTAGCAATGGGCTAACCTATATTGTTGAACGGTTTAAGAACCAGGGAATAAGCGGCCATATTACTTTGGAAAAAGGAGAGCGCTCTAAGCTAGCACAGATTGCTGCAGATCTTTTATAG
- a CDS encoding pyridoxamine 5'-phosphate oxidase family protein, giving the protein MSGSVTQLTESLYTMLQSETFVLLNTVDAECGGPTSSAISWIYAANYSTLRFALDHRSRLVRNLKINPLATISVFGEDTIYAINGRVSVLQDPLENVPFPMCCFELTIEAVRNALFYGAQLASAPTYTKIYDRRAADELDAQVLSAMHKSSAQ; this is encoded by the coding sequence ATTTCGGGATCCGTTACACAGTTGACTGAATCGCTATACACGATGCTCCAATCCGAAACATTTGTCCTGCTGAATACAGTTGATGCAGAATGCGGGGGACCGACGTCCAGTGCGATTTCATGGATATATGCAGCTAATTATTCCACGCTTCGTTTTGCGCTGGATCACCGTTCAAGATTAGTTCGTAATCTTAAGATTAATCCTTTGGCTACGATCAGTGTCTTTGGAGAAGATACGATCTATGCGATTAACGGACGGGTGTCTGTTCTGCAGGACCCGCTGGAGAATGTACCTTTTCCGATGTGCTGTTTTGAGCTAACGATAGAGGCTGTACGCAATGCTTTATTTTACGGAGCACAGCTTGCTTCGGCACCTACCTATACCAAAATTTATGATCGGCGGGCGGCAGATGAGCTAGATGCTCAGGTTCTCTCTGCCATGCACAAGAGCTCTGCGCAATAA